In Phycisphaerae bacterium, one genomic interval encodes:
- a CDS encoding toxin-antitoxin system YwqK family antitoxin: MLARTRLVVTLAGAVLLVGAAVGCRATPGAPQPQVTAGAEKPEIVEERWPNGQLRVRRQVLTLADGTQVNHGVYLTWYDNGQKEYEGVFVRGQNDGVATSWHRNGQKRIEERYALGKRHGARYTWDENGTLRKEEHFVDDQPDGVWTTWDAKGQVKAQQRFDHGVPQ, encoded by the coding sequence ATGCTGGCCCGAACCCGGCTGGTTGTGACGTTGGCGGGTGCCGTTCTGCTCGTGGGGGCGGCGGTGGGTTGCCGCGCTACGCCTGGCGCGCCACAGCCACAGGTGACTGCGGGCGCGGAGAAGCCGGAGATCGTCGAGGAGCGCTGGCCAAACGGCCAACTCCGGGTGCGCAGACAGGTGCTGACGCTGGCGGACGGGACGCAGGTGAACCACGGCGTCTACTTGACGTGGTACGACAACGGCCAGAAGGAATACGAAGGCGTTTTTGTGCGGGGCCAGAACGACGGCGTCGCCACGAGCTGGCATCGCAACGGCCAGAAGCGCATCGAAGAGCGTTACGCCCTCGGCAAGCGCCACGGCGCCCGGTACACCTGGGACGAGAACGGCACGCTCCGCAAGGAAGAGCACTTCGTCGACGACCAGCCCGACGGCGTCTGGACCACCTGGGACGCCAAGGGCCAGGTCAAAGCCCAGCAGCGCTTCGATCACGGCGTGCCGCAGTAG
- a CDS encoding chloride channel protein: protein MDSIRRRVQSGLRLVSRLWANPDRLLTTLAILVGLTTGVGAMGFSALIDWVQRICFDWCGGGLAARGVYEWLLPLLPMGGALLVGLITFKFAPEAEGHGVPEVMDAMARRGGRIRPRVAGAKAVASALTIGSGGSAGTEGPIIQIGAAIGSGFGQWLQMSLNDLRVLIGCGAAAGIAAIFHAPIAGVLFAIEVLLRDVSLRNFVPIIISAVISSTVTQAVRGHSDPIFPVPHEFFSAEPVYQFTVSEIGNYAVLGLLCGLVAVAFVRLLYLSEDLFRKVPVHRVVRPVLGALLLGWVALGTQQLTARHLPATSAAVPRPAVMGNGYPIIAQSLEPGAYPRPGSGAPGWTLNVLLLLLVGKLVATGLTLGSGGSGGVFAPSLFIGATTGGAFGLLLQMTGWFPGASPGAYALVGMAAVVASSIHAPLTATLMIFELTRDYKVIVPIMLATVAGLAVAQKLEPASIYTLKLLRRGVRLGTAEARLLQRIAVRDAPRIPAPQVRAHDPVDRLLALMRTTAAQDFVVLDEEGRLEGMVLGDDLRIMLLEAEALPLLTVSDVMRADLPTVQLDETLDQVLAKFAGQPMHALPVVDPDHPGQVRELITRGAVMNRYYQSLKPSASA from the coding sequence GTGGACAGCATACGACGGCGCGTGCAGAGTGGTCTGCGCCTGGTCAGCCGGCTGTGGGCCAATCCGGACCGCTTGCTGACGACCCTGGCCATTCTCGTAGGCCTGACGACCGGCGTGGGGGCGATGGGGTTTTCCGCCTTAATTGACTGGGTGCAGCGCATCTGCTTCGACTGGTGCGGCGGTGGCCTGGCGGCCCGCGGGGTCTACGAGTGGCTGTTGCCGCTGCTGCCGATGGGCGGGGCGCTCCTGGTCGGCCTGATCACATTCAAGTTTGCCCCGGAAGCGGAGGGCCACGGGGTACCCGAGGTCATGGACGCGATGGCGCGGCGTGGCGGGCGTATTCGCCCGCGGGTCGCCGGGGCCAAAGCGGTGGCGTCGGCGCTGACGATCGGCTCCGGCGGCTCGGCGGGCACGGAAGGTCCGATCATCCAGATTGGGGCGGCAATCGGCAGCGGTTTTGGCCAGTGGCTGCAAATGAGCTTGAATGATCTGCGAGTGCTGATCGGTTGCGGGGCGGCGGCCGGCATCGCGGCGATCTTCCACGCGCCCATCGCCGGGGTGCTGTTCGCGATTGAGGTCCTGCTGCGGGACGTTTCGCTCCGCAATTTCGTGCCGATCATCATCAGCGCGGTCATCAGCAGCACGGTCACGCAGGCGGTGCGCGGGCACAGCGATCCGATCTTCCCGGTGCCGCACGAGTTCTTCAGCGCCGAGCCCGTGTATCAGTTCACGGTCAGCGAGATTGGCAATTACGCCGTGCTTGGCCTGTTATGCGGTCTGGTCGCTGTTGCGTTTGTCCGGTTGCTGTACCTGTCGGAGGACCTGTTCCGCAAGGTTCCCGTGCACCGCGTGGTACGGCCGGTGCTCGGAGCACTGCTGCTCGGCTGGGTGGCGCTGGGCACCCAGCAGCTCACGGCTCGGCACCTGCCGGCGACGTCCGCCGCGGTGCCGCGCCCGGCCGTAATGGGCAACGGTTACCCGATCATTGCACAATCGCTGGAGCCCGGTGCGTATCCGCGGCCCGGCTCCGGCGCGCCCGGCTGGACGCTGAACGTGCTGCTGCTGTTGCTCGTCGGCAAGCTCGTGGCGACGGGGCTGACGCTGGGCAGCGGCGGGAGCGGCGGCGTGTTCGCCCCGAGCCTGTTCATTGGCGCGACCACCGGCGGCGCGTTCGGCCTGCTCCTGCAGATGACGGGCTGGTTTCCGGGGGCGAGCCCGGGGGCGTACGCGCTGGTCGGCATGGCGGCCGTGGTGGCATCGTCCATTCATGCACCGCTCACCGCCACATTGATGATCTTCGAGCTCACCCGCGACTACAAGGTCATTGTGCCGATCATGCTTGCCACGGTGGCCGGCCTGGCCGTCGCACAGAAGCTCGAGCCGGCCTCGATCTACACGCTCAAGCTGTTGCGCCGCGGCGTGCGTCTGGGGACGGCGGAAGCGCGGCTGCTGCAGCGGATTGCGGTGCGCGACGCGCCGCGCATACCGGCTCCCCAGGTCCGGGCCCACGATCCCGTGGACCGGCTGTTGGCATTGATGCGGACGACGGCCGCACAGGACTTCGTCGTGCTGGACGAGGAAGGACGTCTCGAAGGCATGGTGCTCGGTGACGACCTGCGGATCATGCTGCTCGAGGCGGAGGCGCTGCCCCTGCTGACCGTCTCGGACGTTATGCGCGCGGACCTGCCCACGGTGCAACTGGACGAAACCCTGGACCAGGTGCTGGCCAAGTTCGCCGGACAACCGATGCACGCGTTGCCGGTAGTCGACCCCGATCATCCGGGGCAGGTGCGCGAATTGATCACGCGCGGGGCGGTAATGAACCGTTACTACCAGAGCCTGAAACCGTCAGCGAGTGCATGA
- a CDS encoding MarR family transcriptional regulator — translation MNRSILIALRRIIRAIDLHSHRLMDEHGLTGPQLAALHEIARGGVVSASEVARAMQLSQPTMTGILDRLERRKLITRTRSGTDRRTVDIGITDEGRRLLATAPPLLQERFSTALARLQPWEQTMILATLQRIAAMMDAEDLPATPQLVTGPEQL, via the coding sequence ATGAACCGCAGCATCCTCATCGCGTTGCGGCGGATCATCCGTGCGATCGATCTGCACTCGCACCGGCTGATGGATGAGCACGGCCTGACGGGTCCACAACTCGCCGCGCTGCATGAAATTGCGCGGGGCGGCGTCGTGTCGGCAAGCGAGGTGGCGCGCGCCATGCAGCTCAGCCAGCCCACCATGACGGGGATTCTCGACCGGCTGGAGCGGCGGAAGCTCATTACGCGGACCCGCAGCGGGACTGATCGCCGCACCGTGGACATCGGCATCACGGACGAGGGCCGGCGGCTGCTGGCGACCGCTCCGCCGCTGCTCCAAGAGCGCTTCTCGACCGCGCTGGCCCGCCTGCAACCGTGGGAACAGACGATGATCCTCGCGACGCTGCAGCGGATCGCGGCGATGATGGACGCCGAGGACCTGCCGGCGACGCCGCAACTGGTGACCGGCCCCGAGCAGCTGTGA
- a CDS encoding ABC transporter ATP-binding protein — protein sequence MIRVEGLTKVFPNPDGTEKTAVDHISFAVQPGEIYGLLGPNGAGKTTTLRMISGLLRPTAGRVWIRDEEVTGQPERVKRHIGYLTANTGLYARLTPREMLEYFATLYNIPRGVADRRIAELVAWLNMGEYVNLRCGALSTGQKQRTNIARALIADPPILVLDEPTLGLDVLSNRLILEFIQTQADAGKAVLLSTHALDEIDKMCRRMGLIHNGQLIAEGELDVLRQRTGQQRLSEVFLHLVGAQESVFGAAAHVKT from the coding sequence ATGATCCGAGTCGAAGGATTGACGAAAGTCTTCCCGAATCCGGACGGGACGGAGAAGACCGCCGTCGATCACATCAGTTTCGCGGTGCAGCCCGGGGAGATCTATGGTCTGCTGGGGCCGAACGGCGCCGGCAAGACCACGACGCTGCGGATGATCAGCGGCCTGCTGCGGCCGACGGCGGGGCGGGTTTGGATCCGTGACGAGGAGGTCACCGGCCAGCCCGAGCGGGTGAAGCGGCACATCGGCTATCTGACCGCCAACACTGGCTTGTACGCCCGGCTGACGCCGCGCGAGATGCTGGAGTACTTCGCGACGCTGTACAACATCCCGCGCGGGGTGGCGGACCGGCGGATTGCGGAGCTGGTGGCGTGGCTGAACATGGGGGAGTATGTAAACCTGCGCTGCGGCGCGCTGTCCACGGGTCAGAAGCAGCGCACGAACATTGCCCGCGCGCTGATCGCCGATCCGCCGATCCTCGTGCTGGACGAGCCGACACTCGGTCTGGACGTGCTGAGCAACCGGCTGATCCTCGAGTTCATCCAGACGCAGGCGGACGCGGGCAAGGCGGTACTGCTGTCCACGCACGCGCTGGACGAGATCGACAAGATGTGCCGCCGGATGGGGCTGATCCACAACGGCCAGTTGATCGCCGAGGGCGAGCTCGACGTGTTGCGGCAGCGCACCGGGCAGCAGCGGCTGAGCGAGGTGTTCCTGCACCTGGTCGGCGCGCAGGAATCGGTGTTTGGCGCCGCGGCGCACGTGAAGACGTGA